Proteins encoded within one genomic window of Triticum aestivum cultivar Chinese Spring chromosome 2D, IWGSC CS RefSeq v2.1, whole genome shotgun sequence:
- the LOC123050627 gene encoding BTB/POZ and MATH domain-containing protein 1-like: MSPRDTGSSFFRKGKVWHPDMGSAVVSSSGYHQIVLDGYSDTEHTPTGKSIDSVPFTIGGYRWVLNGHMVLGFDKLIKRIDFEKSRLMGNNHITIQCDINVVADTGVPAPLLEEVPPSDIRQHIADLLLSKEGADVTFQAELFGSMKEGGTAYVIQIIDMEAKMFGAMLSFIYTDSLPKMETDSMDKGEVSEGKGEESMWLQSLVVAADRYDILRMKLICENKLRECIDVSTVSGILTLAEQHDCPGLKEACLEFLKIPTNLEKVLMADGLDHIVRTCPSLVKELLSKFAS, from the exons ATGTCGCCGAGAGATACGGGCTCGTCTTTCTTCCGTAAGGGCAAGGTGTGGCATCCAGACATGGGATCCGCTGTGGTGTCATCCAGCGGGTACCACCAGATTGTGCTGGATGGCTACTCGGACACCGAGCACACCCCAACTGGCAAGAGCATCGATTCAGTCCCCTTCACCATCGGAGGATACCGCTGGGTTCTCAA CGGTCATATGGTTCTGGGGTTTGACAAACTTATCAAAAGAATTGACTTTGAAAAGTCGCGTCTCATGGGAAATAATCATATCACCATACAGTGTGACATCAACGTCGTCGCGGACACCGGCGTCCCCGCACCGCTTCTTGAAGAGGTCCCACCATCTGATATACGACAGCATATTGCTGATCTCTTGTTGAGCAAGGAAGGTGCTGATGTGACATTCCAG GCGGAGCTCTTTGGCTCCATGAAGGAGGGTGGCACTGCATATGTCATACAGATAATTGACATGGAAGCAAAAATGTTTGGCGCCATGCTTAGTTTCATCTACACTGACTCGTTGCCCAAGATGGAGACAGATAGCATGGACAAAGGAGAGGTGTCGGAAGGCAAAGGAGAAGAATCAATGTGGCTGCAATCCTTGGTTGTTGCGGCAGATAGATATGATATCCTGAGGATGAAATTGATATGCGAAAACAAGTTGCGAGAGTGCATTGACGTGAGCACGGTGTCTGGCATTCTAACTCTAGCTGAGCAGCACGATTGCCCTGGGCTGAAGGAGGCATGCTTGGAGTTCCTCAAAATTCCTACAAATTTAGAGAAAGTATTGATGGCTGATGGCCTGGACCATATAGTTCGAACCTGCCCCTCCCTTGTCAAGGAGCTCCTGTCCAAGTTTGCTTCCTAA